In Rosa chinensis cultivar Old Blush chromosome 1, RchiOBHm-V2, whole genome shotgun sequence, a genomic segment contains:
- the LOC112175620 gene encoding F-box protein SKIP23, which translates to MDPDWANLPKHLLDSVVKRLALPSDYLQFSCVCKSWCSVAKDNKSQRSKMITPMLLISANKKHTWHLYRVMDNKILDLQISVPNKRYCGFSKGWLITLENNFVVALINPFFRVKGKPKKENSIIRLPPLTCKDLTRRRILHWSRRSENYGVKAMISADPVLNASDCIVVFIYEELKQMAFIRLSKDTTWTYIDRSVDNRGRLIEEVTYFRDGFYAVDHWRRLLSFDITAQSNSDVKLVAQSIEGKKFDKKYIVNSNEKELLMVQRYYSREDSSVTIGFKVFEFKFDKSEWVEKNDLGDVALFLGDNTSISVVTSSSSGCQSNSIYFCHDYNDNDYGRQYCDCGVYDVKSQTITRYDIPLLKMTDRPAIWVVPSFHL; encoded by the exons ATGGATCCAG atTGGGCAAATTTACCTAAGCACCTTTTAGATTCAGTTGTAAAGAGATTGGCATTACCCTCGGATTATTTGCAATTCAGCTGCGTTTGTAAGTCATGGTGTTCTGTAGCTAAGGATAATAAAAGCCAACGCTCGAAGATGATAACTCCGATGCTCTTGATTTCAGCCAATAAAAAGCACACCTGGCATTTATATAGGGTCATGGATAACAAGATTCTAGATTTGCAAATAAGTGTGCCCAATAAGCGGTATTGTGGATTTTCGAAAGGATGGTTAATAACTCTAGAGAATAATTTTGTTGTAGCCCTGATAAATCCATTCTTTAGGGTTAAAGGAAAGCCgaagaaagaaaactcaatcattCGCCTCCCTCCTTTGACCTGCAAAGACTTAACTCGCCGCCGGATACTTCATTGGTCTAGAAGATCTGAGAATTACGGTGTCAAGGCGATGATTTCAGCAGACCCAGTATTAAATGCAAGTGATTGCATCGTTGTCTTTATATATGAAGAGCTTAAGCAAATGGCATTCATCAGGCTAAGTAAAGATACAACTTGGACTTATATAGATCGAAGTGTTGATAATAGAGGGCGCTTAATTGAAGAAGTGACATACTTTCGAGATGGTTTTTATGCTGTGGATCACTGGCGTAGACTTTTATCTTTTGATATCACTGCTCAGTCGAATTCAGACGTAAAGTTGGTAGCACAAAGCATTGAAGGAAAGAAATTTGACAAGAAATATATTGTGAATTCAAATGAGAAAGAATTATTGATGGTTCAAAGGTATTATAGCCGTGAGGATTCAAGTGTGACAATAGGGTTCAAAGTTTTTGAATTTAAGTTTGACAAGAGTGAGTGGGTGGAGAAAAATGATTTGGGTGATGTTGCTCTCTTTCTTGGTGATAACACTTCAATATCTGTGGTTACTTCAAGTTCGTCAGGATGTCAATCGAATAGCATATACTTTTGCCATGATTATAATGATAATGATTATGGACGTCAGTATTGTGATTGTGGTGTTTATGACGTCAAAAGTCAAACCATTACACGTTATGATATACCCCTTTTGAAGATGACTGATCGACCAGCCATATGGGTTGTGCCATCTTTTCATTTGTAA